Genomic window (Fundidesulfovibrio magnetotacticus):
TAGCGCAGCGGCGCGATGGAGTTGCACACCTTCATCAATGGAATCAACAGCTCGATTCCCAACTTAGCCCCTTTGTCACCAGGGTCCAGTTCACGCATCAACGTGGAGTATGGCTTGCCTACTTCCTCTGAAATCGTCTTCATTGGTGTCGGACAGTTCTGAACCATCTCAAGAACCACGCGTGGAAATTCGTCTTTCATTAGAAACCGCCCGTTAGATTCTAACAAAGTTACATCTAATTCTTCTGTTTATAAAAGGAAAAAGCTTCGGATTGTCAAGAGGCGCGCAAGCCCGCACCACCCGAAACAACCGGACCGGGGCGCGGCGGCCAGCGCCCCCGGACGACAGGTCCGCCCTTCTGGAGCAAGCCTGCCACGGTCCGGCCGGACGCAACCTCCCATGCGCCCGGCCGGGCGGCCCTGCCTGCCGGACGTCGACGACTTCCGGCAGGCGCTCGCCTCGCAACACTCAACCCACAGGAGGCGCCGTCCGGCCGACTACTGCCCCCTGCGCCGTTTCCAACCCGCGGCGCACGCGAGCAAACCAACTTCCGGCAAACGCATCAAGGAGAGGATGATGTTAGACAGAATGAAACTGGTAGGCTTGATTCTCGGCCCCGTCCTGTTCCTGCTGATCTGCATGTTGCCCCTGCCCAAGGGGATGACGCAGCCGGCCATGTACTGCGCAGCCGTGACGGCGCTCATGGCCACGTGGTGGATCACCGAGGCCATCCCCATCCCGGCCACGGCCATGCTGCCCATCGTGCTCTTTCCCTTCTTCCAGATCATGCCCAGCGCCAAGGCGACTGCGCCCTACGCCAACCACGTGATCTATCTTTTCATGGGCGGCTTCTTCATCGCCGTGTGCATGGAGCGCTGGAACCTGCACTACCGCATCGCCATGAAAACCATCCAGATGGTGGGCACCAGCCCCTCGCGCATCATCCTGGGCTTCATGGTGGCGGCCGCGTTCATCTCCATGTGGGTC
Coding sequences:
- a CDS encoding SLC13 family permease: MLDRMKLVGLILGPVLFLLICMLPLPKGMTQPAMYCAAVTALMATWWITEAIPIPATAMLPIVLFPFFQIMPSAKATAPYANHVIYLFMGGFFIAVCMERWNLHYRIAMKTIQMVGTSPSRIILGFMVAAAFISMWVSNTATTVMMMPIGMAIIKACAEITGEKDLHQNPFAIGLMLSLAYAASIGGLGTIIGTPPNTIMVAQIDKMYGQTITFLDWMKVGVPLAA